GGCGGCGCCGGCGAGGGCGACGACGACCGCGGGGACGAGCCCCAGCAGCCGCCACCTGCCCCGCAGCAGGAGGGCGACGACGCACAGCCCCACGGCGGCGGGGACGAGCGCGGCCACGACCGGCGCGACCTGCCGGCCCGGCAGCACCGTCGTCCGCACGTCGCCCGCCGCACCGAGCGGGTCGTCGAGGACGACCTCGGCCCAGCCGAGGCCGAGGGAGCCGAGGGCGAGCAGACCGGCCACCGCCGCCGCGCCGGCGAGCACGCCCGGTCCGGGCCCGCGGCCGCTCACGGCGCGAGCGGCCTGAGCACCCTCGCGCGCTCGTGGGCGGCGACGACCGCGGCCGCCTTGGTCCGCGACTCCTGGTACTCCCCCTCCGGCGTCGAGTCCGCCACGATCCCGCCGCCGGCCTGCACGTGCAGCCGGCCGTCGGCGAGCACCCCGGTGCGGATGGCGATGGCGAGGTCGAGGTCGCCCGCCAGGTCGAAGTACCCGACCACCCCGCCGTACAGGCCGCGACGGGTCGGCTCGAGCTCGTCGACGAGCTCGACGGCGCGGACCTTCGGCGCCCCGGACAAGGTCCCCGCCGGGAAGGTGGCCGTCAGCACGTCGACCTGGTCGGCGCCCTCCCGCAGCCGGCCGGTGACGGTCGACACGATGTGGAGGACGTGGCTGAAGCGCTCGATCTGCATGAACTCGACGACGTCGACCGTCCCGGCGTCGCAGACCCGGCCCAGGTCGTTGCGGGCGAGGTCGACGAGCATGAGGTGCTCGGCGCGCTCCTTGGGGTCCGCGAGCAGCTCCTCGGCGCGGCGCGCGTCCGTCGTCGGGTCGCCCGAGCGCGGCCGGGTGCCGGCGATCGGGTGGGAGATGACGGTGCCGTCCTCGACGGTGACGAGCGCCTCCGGGCTGGACCCGACGACGTCGAAGCGCCGCCCGTCGGGCCCCTCGAGGCGCACGAGGTACATGTACGGGCTGGGGTTGGTGAGCCGGAGCGCCCGGTACAGCGCCAGCGCCTCCACGTCGGTGTCGACGCTGAGCCGCTGGGACAGGACGACCTGGAACACCTCGCCGTCGCGGATGGCCTCGCGCCCGTGCTCGACCATGGCGTGGAACTGCTCGCGCGTGGTCGTCGACTCCGGCTCGGGCGCCGGTCCGGTCGCCGGCCCGACCACCGTCGCCGACGACGGGGTGGGCCGGGCCAGGTCGGCGGCCATCGCGTCAAGGCGGCGCAGCGCGTCGGCGTGCGCCTCGTCGACCCGCTCGTCGCTGCCGTCGTGGTTGACCGCATTCGCCACGAGCCACACCGTCGCGTCGCGGTGGTCGACGACCGCGAGGTCCGTCGCCAGGCACAGGACGAGCTCGGGAAGGCCGAGGTCGTCGGCGGCCCGCCGCGGCAGGCGCTCCCAGCGGTGGACGACGTCCCAGCCGAGCACGCCCACCAGGCCGCTGGTGAGCGGCGGCAGGCCCGGCACCCGCGGGGTGCGCAGCCCGGCCAGCGTCGCGCGGAGCATGTCGAGCGGGTCGCCGTCGCGCGGCAGCCCCGCCGGCGGCTCGCCGACCCAGCAGCCGTCCGCCGGGCCGGGGCCGCGGCTGGTGAGCACCGCGGCGGAGCGGACGCCGACGATCGACCAGCGCGACCACGAGCCGTCGTGCTCCGCGGACTCCAGCAGGAAGCTGCCCGTCCGGTCCCCCGCGAGCTTGCGGTACAGCCCGACCGGCGTCTCGCCGTCGGCGAGGAAGCGCCGCACGACCGGCACGACGCGGCGGTCGCGGGCCATGGCGCGGAAGCCGTCGAGGTCCGGCCACGTGGTCCCGAGCGGTGCGTCGAGCGGGCCGTCGGCGGGCGGGGTCGCCTGGGCGGTCACGGGGTCACCTCCGGGTGGCTGGTCGGGGTCTCGGGGTTAGCCGCGAGCAGCTCGCGGTCGTCGAAGCACGAGCGTGTGCCGGTGTGGCAGGCGGGCCCGACCTGGTCGACCTCGACGAGCAGGGTGTCGCCGTCGCAGTCGCGCGACACGCGCACCACGTGCTGCACGTGGCCCGACGTGTCGCCCTTGCGCCACCGCTCCTGCCGCGACCGGCTCCAGTACGTGCCCCGTCGCGTGGTGAGGGTCTCGCGCAGGGCGCCGGCGTCCATCCACGCGACCATGAGGACCTCGCGCGTGTCGTGCTGCTGCACGACCGCGGTGACGAGGCCGTCGGCGCCGAAGCGGACCTGCTCCACGAGCGCGTCGACGTCGGGCCCGGTCGAGGCGGCGCTCACGCGTCCGCCCCGACGTGCTCGGCGGCGGGCTCCGCGCCGCCCGCCCGCTGCGCCACCCAGCTGGCGTGCAGCCCGCTGTAGACGCCGCCGCGCGCGACGAGGTCGGCGTGCGGGCCCACCTCGACCACGCGGCCCGCGTCGACGACCACGACGAGGTCGGCGGCCTCGGCGGTCGACAGCCGGTGGGCGATGGCGACGCTCGTGCGGCCGCGGGTGAGGCCGTCGAGGGCGCGCTGCAGCCTGACCTCCGTCGCCGGGTCGACCGCCGAGGTCGCCTCGTCGAGGACGAGCAGGTCCGGGTCGGCAAGGTAGGCGCGCGCCACGGCCACCAGCTGCCGCTCCCCCGCCGACAGCGACTCCCCGCGCTGGCCGACGCGCGTGTCGAGCCCGCGTGGCAGCGACGCGACCCACGGCTCGAGGCCGAGCTCGGTGACAGCGAGCTCGACGTCGTCGTCGGTGGCCTCCGGCCGCGACAGGCGGATGTTCTCCCGCAGCGGCACGTCGAACAGGAAGCCCTCCTGCGGGACCAGGACCACGCGGCGCCGCAGCGACGAGAACGGCACGTCGCGCAGGTCGACGCCGTTGAGCAGCACCCGGCCGGAGGCGGGGTCCTGCAGGCGGGTGAGCAGCTTCGCGAGCGTCGTCTTGCCCGACCCGGTCTCCCCGACGACCGCCACGCGCGTCCGCTGCGGGACCACGAGGTCGATGTCGCGCAGCACGAGCGGGCCGTCCGGGTAGGCGTACGAGACGCCCTCGAAGGTGGCCGTCACCGGCCCGCGCGGCACAGGCGTCGCACCCGGCGAGCCGTCGGGGTCGGCGACGTCGGCAGGCGTCTCCAGCACCGCGATGACCCGGCGCCAGCCCGCGATCGCGTTCTGCAGCTCGTTGAGGACCTCGGTCGCGATCTGCACCGGCTGCGTGAACAGCTGCACGAGGAAGAGGAACGCGAGGAGCTGGCCGAGGGTGAGGGCGCCGTCGTCGCCGACGCCGAACCACAGCCCCGCCCCCACGACGAAGGCGACCGCGAGGCCCGAGACGAGCGTGCCCGCGGCGAAGATGCTCGAGGCGAACACGCCCGCCCGGGTGGCGGCGCGGCGGTGGTCCTCGACGCTGCCGTCGATCCGCTCCTGCGTGCGCCGCTCGGCGCCGTACGCGCGGATCGTGTCGGCGCCGACGACGGCCTCGCTGATGGCGCCGAGCATGAGCCCGACGTTCTCGCGGACCGCGCCGAACTGCACCGACAGCCACTTCTGCAACGGGCGCAGGGACAGCACGAGGGGCAGGAACGTCGCCCACACGAGCAGCGCGAGCCACCACGAGTAGTACGCCATGAGCGCCGTCGCCACGACGATCTGCCCGAGGGAGACGAACAGGATGATGCCGCCGAACTGCACGAACATCGAGATGGTGTCGACGTCGCTGGTGACGCGGGACACGAGCGCACCACGCCGCTCGGTGTTCTGGGTGAGCGTCGACAGGTCGTGGATGCGACGGAAGGCCTTGACGCGCAGCGTCGCGAGGCCGGCCTCGCTCGCGCGGAACAGCCGCACGTTGACCCAGTAGGAGCTCACGCCCGTGAGGAGCACGGCGAGGCTCGCGAGCAGCACGAACGTGACGATCCGCCCGGTGTCCGGGCCGCCGTCGGCGTTGATGCCGGTGTCGACGGTCTGCTGCACCCCGACCGGGACGATGATGCGGCCGACGGCAGCGACGAGCGCGAGCCCGAGGGTGATGCCGATGCCGTGGGTGATCTCCGGCGACAGCTGCAGGCCGCGGCGGACTGTCGCCCACGCGGTGCCGGCCGACGCGACGGCGATCCGCCCGCTCGCGGGGCGGGCGGGCACGTCGTGCCCCGTGCCGCCCTGACCGGCGGCAGGTTCCTGCGCGCTCACGAGCCGGCTCCCTGGCCCGCGAGCTGCTCGCGCTCGGCGGCGTCGCGGGCGTACGCCTCGACGAGGTTGCGGTAGGCGGGGTCGCGACCCATGAGCTCCTCGTGCGTGCCGGTGTCGACGACGCGGCCGTGCTCGAGGTGCACGACGGCGTCGGCGAGGGCGATGGTCGAGCGGCGATAGGCGACGACGAGCACCGTCACGCCGTCGGCCTCGCGCAGGGCGCCGAGGATCTGCTGCTCGACGGTCGGGTCGACGGCGCTGGTGGCGTCGTCGAGCACGAGCACGCTCGGGCGGCGCACGAGGGCGCGCGCGATGGCGAGGCGCTGGCGCTGGCCGCCGGACAGGCTCGCACCGCGCTCGCCGACGCGCGTGTCGAGCCCGTCGGGCAGCGCCCGGACGAAGCCGTCGGCGCGTGCGGCCCGCAGCGCCGCCCACACCGCGTCGTCGTCGACGTCGAGCAGGCCGAGGGTGATGTTCCCCCTGACGGTGTCGTCGAAGACGAAGGTGGACTGCGGCACGTACGCGACGCTGCCGGGCAGGCTGCCGTCGTCCCCGGCGGCGACGACGTCGCGCACGTCGACCCCGTCGAGGGTGACGGTGCCCTCCGCCGGGTCGACGAGCCGCACGAGCACCGAGGTGAGCGTCGACTTGCCCGCCCCCGTCGAGCCGACGACCGCGACGGTCGAGCCGCGCGGCGCGACGAGGTCGACGCCGTGCAGCAGCCGCTGGGTGCTGCCGTCCGGGTCGGCGACGTCGTGGTGGACCGCGGCCGCCCGCACCTCGCGCCCGCCGTCGGCCGCGGGCAGTCGCCGCGTGCCGTGCGTCATGCGACCGGAGGCCTGCAGGACGGCGTCGACGCGCCGCCAGCCGACCACCGAGCGCGGCAGCTCCGCGAGCACCCAGCCGATCGCCCGCACGGGGAAGGCGAGCAGGGTGAGCTGGTAGGCGACCTGCACGACGACGCCGGCGTCGATCGCGCCGGCCGCCACGCGGTAGGTACCGACCGCCAGCACGACGAGGGTGCCGATGGTGGGCAGCGCCTCGACGACGGGCTCGAAGGCCGCGCGGGCGCGCCCGACGGCGACGTTGGCCTCGCGCAGCTCCTGCGCGCGCGAGCGGAAGCGCGCCGTCTCCTCGCCCTCGCGCCCGAGCGTCTTGACGACGAGCGCGCCCTCGAACGACTCGTGGGCGACGTCGGACACGTCCGCGCGCAGCTGCTGCGCCCGCGTCACCCGCGGCGACATGACCTTCTGGTACATGCCGTTGCTCACGGCCAGCAGCGGCAGGACCGTAAAGGCGACGGCGCCGAGGACGGGGTCCTCGCCGAACATGGTGACGCCCGCGACGAGGAGCATGACGGCGACGCCGAAGCTGAAGGGCAGCGGCGCGAAGACCATCCACGCCGCCTCGACGTCGGCGTTGGCGTTGCTGAGGAGCTGACCGGTCGGGTGACGGCGGTGCCAGGCGAGCGGCAGCCGCAGGTACTGCCGCGAGACCTGCCGGCGGTAGCGGGCCTGCAGCCGGTACTGGGTGACGGTCGCGTAGCCGCGGCGGATGATGACGCCGACCGCCGTCAGCAGGCCGACGAGGGCCATGAGCCCCGTCGCGACCAGGGCGTCGGACACCCCGACGGTCCCGGCGTCGAAGGCGGGCACGAGCACGGCGTCGGTGATGCGGCCGAGGACCCAGCCGCTCCCGGCCAGGGACGCCCCGAAGAGCGCGCTCCCGACGACCGCAACGGTGAAGGTGCGCGGCTCGTCGCGGATGCCCCGGCCGATGACGCCGAGCCCCTCCCGGAAGGTGGGGGCGTCTGTCACCCCGCAAGCCTGCCATGCGCCCCGGACGGTCCCGCGCGAGCATGGGCCGGTGACCGGACAGCTGCACGACCTCCGCCGTACCGTCCGCCGCGAGCGCGAGGCGCTGTGCTACAGCCTGCTCGCCGCGGGCGCGGGCGCGCCGACGCTCTGCACCGGCTGGGACGTGCTCGACCTCGCCGCGCACCTTGTCGTCCGCGAGCGCCGACCGGACCTGGCGGCCGGGGTCGCGCTCCCGCCGCTGCGCGGGCTGCTGGACCGCGCGACGGCGGCCGAGCGGGACCGGGGCCTGCCGGCCGTCGTCGAGCGGTTCCGCTCCGGGCCGCCGCCGTGGTCGCCGTTCGCGGTGCCGGGGGTCGACGTCGTCGGCAACCTCGTCGAGCTCGTCGTGCACCACGAGGACGTGCGCCGCGCGCAGGGCATGCCGCCACGCACCGACGTGCCCGAGGTGCAGGAGGCCGTCTGGGGTCTGCTCGGCGTCGGCGGGCCGGCCCTGCTGGCCCGAGCCGGTGTCCCGGCCGTCGCGGTGCGACCCGACGGTCCGCGGCGCGTACTGCGTCGCGGCGACCACCCGGTCGTGCTCACCGGCGAGCCGGTCGAGCTGCTCCTGCTGCTGTACGGCCGTCGCTCGGCCGCCCAGGTCGACGTGGGCGGGCCGTCGCTGTCGGTCAGCCGGTTCGAGCGGGCGCACCTGGGCGTGTGACGCGCGGCGCCGGTGGGACGTCGGCGCGCGCGCGGCGCACCGGGTGCCCCGCCGCCTCGAGCGCGTCCTTGACCTCACCGACGCTGAGCCGGCCGAAGTGGAACACCGACGCCGCGAGGACGGCGTCCGCGCCCGCCTCGACCGCCGGCGCGAAGTGCTCGAGCGCGCCGGCGCCCCCGGAGGCGATGACGGGGACGTCGATGACGTCGCGCACGGCCCGCAGCATGGCGACGTCGAAGCCGTCCTCGGTGCCGTCGGCGTCCATCGAGTTGAGGAGGATCTCGCCGGCGCCGAGCTCCGCGCCGCGCACGGCCCACTCGACGGCGTCGAGACCGGTGCCGCGCCGCCCGCCGTGGGTCGTCACCTCCCAGCCGCTCGCCGTCACCGTCCCCTCGCCGCAGCGGCGCGCGTCGACGCTCAGCACGAGCACCTGACGCCCGTAGCGGTCCGCTATCTCGGCGAGCACCTCGGGCCTGGCCACAGCGGCGGAGTTGACGCCCACCTTGTCGGCGCCCGCGCGCAGCAGCCGCTCGACGTCGGCCCTGCCGCGCACGCCGCCGCCGACGGTGAGCGGGACGAAGACCTGCTCGGCCGTGGCGCGGACGACGTCGAGGGTCGTCTCGCGCTCCGCGGCGCTCGCGCTGACGTCGAGGAACGTGATCTCGTCGGCGCCCTGCTCGTCGTAGCGACGGGCGAGCTCCACGGGGTCGCCCGCGTCGCGGAGCCCCATGAAGTTGACTCCCTTGACGACCCGGCCCGCGTCGACGTCGAGGCAGGGGATGACGCGGACGGCCAGGCTCACGCGCCTATCCTGGCAGGCCGTCGCACCGGGCCCGGCCCGTGCCCGGACGGGCCGTCGGCACGTGCACGCAGCCAGGTGTACGGGTCGCCCCGCGCGTCGACAACGCTCCGCCCGACCCCTTTCGCGTCGTACCGCCCCGATCTCGCCCCGCCCTGCACCGCACCGCACCGCACCGCACGGAGGAACCTCCCGATGACCCCGTCCGAGCCGCCCGGTCCCCGGTCGGCGACCCCGCCCCGCGTGGCCGTCCCGGCCGGCGACGGCTGGGGCGGCCGGCTGCGGCGGCGCCCGCGCCTCACGGTGCTCGGCGTGCTCGTGACGGTCGTGCTGCTCGCGGCGGCGACGGCCGTCGTCGCAGGGCTCGCGAGCGAGCGGTCCGCCGCACCGGTCGCGCTGTGCGGACGGTCGGTGCAGGTCCGGGTCGTCGCTGCGCCCGCCCTCGCCCCCTCGCTCGCGCGGGCGGCCGAGGCGGCGGCCGGCGCGCCGTTGTCGACGGGCGTGTGCGCCGACGTGGTGGTCGTCCCCGAGGAGCCCGCCGTCACGGCGGCGGCCCTGACCGGGGGCCCGGCCGACGTGCCCCACGTGTGGGTGCCCGACTCCTCCCTGTGGCTCGGACGCGCCGCTGCCGACGTGACCGACGGTCCCACGCTGACCTCGCTCGGGCCCCTCGTCGAGAGCCCCGTGGTGCTGGCCACCAGCCCGGAGGCTGTGACGGCGTCCGGCTGGGCGGAGGCCGAGCCCACGTGGCAGGAGGCGCTGGGCGGGGCACGTCCCGTCGCGGTGGCGGACCTGCCCGACGACGCCGCGGCGATCCAGGCCCTCGTCGCCGTGCAGGCGGTCGCCCCCGACCCGGAGGCCGCGCGCGACGCGCTCACGGGCCTCACTGTCGC
The sequence above is drawn from the Aquipuribacter sp. SD81 genome and encodes:
- a CDS encoding anthranilate synthase component I codes for the protein MTAQATPPADGPLDAPLGTTWPDLDGFRAMARDRRVVPVVRRFLADGETPVGLYRKLAGDRTGSFLLESAEHDGSWSRWSIVGVRSAAVLTSRGPGPADGCWVGEPPAGLPRDGDPLDMLRATLAGLRTPRVPGLPPLTSGLVGVLGWDVVHRWERLPRRAADDLGLPELVLCLATDLAVVDHRDATVWLVANAVNHDGSDERVDEAHADALRRLDAMAADLARPTPSSATVVGPATGPAPEPESTTTREQFHAMVEHGREAIRDGEVFQVVLSQRLSVDTDVEALALYRALRLTNPSPYMYLVRLEGPDGRRFDVVGSSPEALVTVEDGTVISHPIAGTRPRSGDPTTDARRAEELLADPKERAEHLMLVDLARNDLGRVCDAGTVDVVEFMQIERFSHVLHIVSTVTGRLREGADQVDVLTATFPAGTLSGAPKVRAVELVDELEPTRRGLYGGVVGYFDLAGDLDLAIAIRTGVLADGRLHVQAGGGIVADSTPEGEYQESRTKAAAVVAAHERARVLRPLAP
- the hisI gene encoding phosphoribosyl-AMP cyclohydrolase, with protein sequence MSAASTGPDVDALVEQVRFGADGLVTAVVQQHDTREVLMVAWMDAGALRETLTTRRGTYWSRSRQERWRKGDTSGHVQHVVRVSRDCDGDTLLVEVDQVGPACHTGTRSCFDDRELLAANPETPTSHPEVTP
- a CDS encoding ABC transporter ATP-binding protein, producing MPARPASGRIAVASAGTAWATVRRGLQLSPEITHGIGITLGLALVAAVGRIIVPVGVQQTVDTGINADGGPDTGRIVTFVLLASLAVLLTGVSSYWVNVRLFRASEAGLATLRVKAFRRIHDLSTLTQNTERRGALVSRVTSDVDTISMFVQFGGIILFVSLGQIVVATALMAYYSWWLALLVWATFLPLVLSLRPLQKWLSVQFGAVRENVGLMLGAISEAVVGADTIRAYGAERRTQERIDGSVEDHRRAATRAGVFASSIFAAGTLVSGLAVAFVVGAGLWFGVGDDGALTLGQLLAFLFLVQLFTQPVQIATEVLNELQNAIAGWRRVIAVLETPADVADPDGSPGATPVPRGPVTATFEGVSYAYPDGPLVLRDIDLVVPQRTRVAVVGETGSGKTTLAKLLTRLQDPASGRVLLNGVDLRDVPFSSLRRRVVLVPQEGFLFDVPLRENIRLSRPEATDDDVELAVTELGLEPWVASLPRGLDTRVGQRGESLSAGERQLVAVARAYLADPDLLVLDEATSAVDPATEVRLQRALDGLTRGRTSVAIAHRLSTAEAADLVVVVDAGRVVEVGPHADLVARGGVYSGLHASWVAQRAGGAEPAAEHVGADA
- a CDS encoding ABC transporter ATP-binding protein, whose product is MTDAPTFREGLGVIGRGIRDEPRTFTVAVVGSALFGASLAGSGWVLGRITDAVLVPAFDAGTVGVSDALVATGLMALVGLLTAVGVIIRRGYATVTQYRLQARYRRQVSRQYLRLPLAWHRRHPTGQLLSNANADVEAAWMVFAPLPFSFGVAVMLLVAGVTMFGEDPVLGAVAFTVLPLLAVSNGMYQKVMSPRVTRAQQLRADVSDVAHESFEGALVVKTLGREGEETARFRSRAQELREANVAVGRARAAFEPVVEALPTIGTLVVLAVGTYRVAAGAIDAGVVVQVAYQLTLLAFPVRAIGWVLAELPRSVVGWRRVDAVLQASGRMTHGTRRLPAADGGREVRAAAVHHDVADPDGSTQRLLHGVDLVAPRGSTVAVVGSTGAGKSTLTSVLVRLVDPAEGTVTLDGVDVRDVVAAGDDGSLPGSVAYVPQSTFVFDDTVRGNITLGLLDVDDDAVWAALRAARADGFVRALPDGLDTRVGERGASLSGGQRQRLAIARALVRRPSVLVLDDATSAVDPTVEQQILGALREADGVTVLVVAYRRSTIALADAVVHLEHGRVVDTGTHEELMGRDPAYRNLVEAYARDAAEREQLAGQGAGS
- a CDS encoding TIGR03085 family metal-binding protein, with product MTGQLHDLRRTVRREREALCYSLLAAGAGAPTLCTGWDVLDLAAHLVVRERRPDLAAGVALPPLRGLLDRATAAERDRGLPAVVERFRSGPPPWSPFAVPGVDVVGNLVELVVHHEDVRRAQGMPPRTDVPEVQEAVWGLLGVGGPALLARAGVPAVAVRPDGPRRVLRRGDHPVVLTGEPVELLLLLYGRRSAAQVDVGGPSLSVSRFERAHLGV
- the hisF gene encoding imidazole glycerol phosphate synthase subunit HisF: MSLAVRVIPCLDVDAGRVVKGVNFMGLRDAGDPVELARRYDEQGADEITFLDVSASAAERETTLDVVRATAEQVFVPLTVGGGVRGRADVERLLRAGADKVGVNSAAVARPEVLAEIADRYGRQVLVLSVDARRCGEGTVTASGWEVTTHGGRRGTGLDAVEWAVRGAELGAGEILLNSMDADGTEDGFDVAMLRAVRDVIDVPVIASGGAGALEHFAPAVEAGADAVLAASVFHFGRLSVGEVKDALEAAGHPVRRARADVPPAPRVTRPGAPARTG